Genomic DNA from Fusarium keratoplasticum isolate Fu6.1 chromosome 2, whole genome shotgun sequence:
GAGGTTACTGGCTCTGGCAGCGCCGTCCCCGATGAGGCCTTTGACTTCAACACTGGCTACAAGTACACCGACAAGGGTATCCACTTCAACCTCTACGGTGGCTCCTCCACCTACGAGATCCCCGGACCTGCTGTCTGGTCCGGCAccagctccggctccggctccggcagcggctctggctcttcccCCTCTGCCCCTGCTGCTACCACTGCCGCCCCTGTTGCCTCTGCTCCCGCTGCCACCCAGCCCGCCGCTGGTGGCAACGACGACAGCCCTGCCACCCAGGCTCCTGCTCCCACCCCTACCTTCTCCACCGTTGTCCGCCCTGAGTCTCCCTCTGCCACCCAGGCTCAGCCCGCTCCCGTCAGCACCAGCGGCCCCAAGACCGGCTGCGGttctcgccgccgccgccgctccgCCAGGAAGGTCGCCAAGCGCAACGTCCTGTAAGCCTTTTACAGCGACTTGCACCCCCATGCGTCTGAGACGTGTGACTCTTCTTGTGATGGTTGTGGCCGAACTCGCTTCTCCCTAGTGGAGGGTGACGAAACTGCATCTATCTAGATGGTTTTCTATTTGTGTATATAGATTTTGCTCTCGCGTTTGCAGGGACATGTCTTAAATGTATAAATTATTATTGTGACTTGGCTTTTCAGCATGTGACTTGACCTCCCTATTTCGAAACTGCAATTTGTGACTGTGATGTTGAGTTGGTACAAACTCACTTCCGGCTCTTCCGAGGTTGTTTGGATTGATGTGTTTTGACTGTCAATTGGACTAGAAATCGATATTCAACTACCTAATGAGCGATGACCTTGGTTGGAGGCTGGTTTAATGCAAGGTGAATACCTAGCTTAACCAGACCACGAAACTAACCCCTCGACCCTTCTCCCAACTAAGCCTCAGTCAACTTCTCAGACTCGGTGTAAAACGACGGCAGAGGCTCAAGGTCCTTTCGCAGAACCCATTTCTTAAAATGCCACACTGCATTCTTGATCTGATAGCTGGCATGCTTCCTCGTGCTGACACCAAACACCTGgtcgagctcctccagcgtcagggccttggtctcgggcACGAATAGCAGGATCAGGAACCATAGAACGGCACACCACGCCGCGTACCAGCCAAAGGCACCCGTGGGCGTGAAGCTGGAGCGCAGATGCGGCCATGTCATGGAGATGACAAAGTTGAAGCACCAGGTTGTCGCCGTTGCCCACGACATGCCCACATCTCGTACATGAACGGGGAATGCCTCGGCCGAGTAGGTAAAGGGCACGGGACCTTCACCAGGCGAGTAGAATACCTCGAAGAGGTACATCCCCGTCGTCACTAGCCCGACCTTGGCTTTGTTGCTACTGGCATAAAAGGCGAGCCCGGTCCAGAGGAGGAACACAGAGAGCCAAGGGAATGTGAAGAGCAGCAAGTTCCTGCGGCCCCATTTGTCGATCGTAAATAGAGCAGGAAGAGCGAAGACCCAGTTGAGGATACCCGTTCCCATCGAGGCCAAAAGAGCCGAGTTGGTCGAGTAGCCTGactcgatgaagatggtggtggaATAGTACGCAATGATGTTCACTCCGCAGAACTACATGACGTTAGTTCGTGTTAAAAGTAATGGGTTTAATAGGGAAACAAACCTGTTGACCAAACATGACAATCCAAGTCGCCAAGGTTGCGCGTCTGTTCCGCGGCACAGTAAAAAGTTCGATGAACTGAGTAAATAGGTTCTTGCCCTTATTCGCCTCACGCTCAAGTTCTACACCGACATATGTATAGTAGGTGTCACGCGCAGCCTGGACATTGGTGTATCTGAGGCGTTGAAACGACCGAAACGCCTTGGAGATTTTGTTGTGCTGGATGTACCATCTGGACTGGTCAATAGGGAAGCATTCAGGGGTAAAGGTGATAAACTTACCTGGGTGATTCAGGGCAATAGTAAACTTGCGCGCAGACTATCAAGGGGAGCACAACTGTACTCCCAAGCATAAGACGCCAGCCCAAGTTGGGGTCGATGCCGGTTGAAGGGCCAAAGGCGCTGTCGTCGTCAGTATGGCTCCTATGCAGCGTTCAAAGAGTAGACATACACTCCCATGATGTTACCCAGCATGATACCAAAAGCAGTCCACATTTGCCATTCTGATCTAGTGTTAGCCAGGATCTACACGATGAGAAATTCGTGACGACTCACgcatcaccaaggctccTCGGATTGGGGCAGGTGCACACTCGGCAGCATAGACAGGAACAGTTGAAGACTTGGGACCAATGCCAAAGCCGAGAACAAACCTCGCGATAAAAAGATTCACCCACGAGTTTGCGACTCCCTCCCAGACTGAAGCAATGGCCGCGATGAGGcacgagatgaagatggtaCCTCGACGGCCGAGGTAGCGGTTGAGAGGCTCGGTCAACCAGCATCCAATGATGGCACAGCAGAGATACGGAGCGCCGACGATGAGTCCAGTGAGGTTATCCTGCATGCTAGCTGAGAATCGCGTCACGTCCGGCCCTGCTACATTGAGATCTGACAAGTATAGCGCCTGCGCACCATTATTGACAGTCTCATCCATCCCCTGGACTGCAGCAGCTAGAGAACACATGACACAAAGCCAGTACAGGGCAAAAGGCTGTGACCATCTATGCGTATGTTCTCGCTCGAGGACCTCCTTGTCTTCAGCAGACAGCTCGGGCATGTACTGCGCCTGTCGAGGCGACTGTGCGACGAGTGCGCCCTTGCGAAAGTCTTCGTGAAAGTCCATGAGGTCAAACTTGCGGCAGAACTCTTCCACGTCTGCCatcagctcctccttggttCTGATGGAGAGAGGGTTCTCGAATGCCTTGGCAAGGTGGTCGGGGTCGACGGCGGAggaacgacgacgaggggcATTCTCGATCCGTTCAGTGCTACCCAGTTCAGGGACTGGGGTGGTTTCTTTGGTGTCTTTTTCCATTGTGCTTCAATTTATCACTAAAGATTTTGAAAACCTGATCATCATTCATCGAGCATTGAGTGAAGAAGGGACGCGGCCTACATATAAGCGGGCATTGTGCACTAACCCCAGACTCCAGAGCCCAAGTCCTCCATGCTCCCCGCAAGGATCGACGTCTTAGATACCGTCTCTTGACCTCAACGATTAAAAACCCGTCATTCATCAAGTCATTCTGAGGAGTTGATGAGTCGCGTCCCAGATATGACTTCATACCCGCGGTGTTCCCGAACAGAAGATCCAATGAATGAGGTCATCGAAACTACCGTCAGAACAAGCTTACTCGCCAAATCTGATGCTAACCGGGCGGGATGATGGCATGGCGCTCAAACAAAGATAGCGttcgatggtgttgaggacgGATAACTCGGCCAGGTGTATCAGCGCTAATGCCAAGCATGGCATTCCTATTCTGTCATTTGCTCCTGTTCCCCAGATTTTCACAAGTCTCCAATTAATTCCCATTGGTGGGTAAGGGACGTTGGGAGTTGATCGCTCTGATGGACCAATTGGGAGTTGGAGCTGTCGGGGTAGGATTGCAGGTGAGGGAGGGCGACATTTGTCGATCTTCTAGAAGTGTGGCGTCTTTGTCAACTCTCTTCCCGCAATCGCAGGCAGCCGAATCCAAATGATGCCTTACAGGTGGGCAGGAGTTTGACACACCCAGTTGGTATTTTGACGTAGCCATGGATTACCTTATGGTGTGAGGGAGTCGACCTGGTTACCCCTCGGGATAAGGATCACATAAACTCAACTCAAGACTGAGCTATCTCAAGTCGTCATGGTTCTTTGGGATCACATTCATGAAAATCATGCATCAATGACTATACCCTAGGGACAGCTTGTTTCTATCACCGTGTCGATTACAACTCCCGTGCCTCGAAACCCTCGAGTTCTCGATACTCCGGAATCCTCCAAGACCCCCTATTCTCTGGCAAGATTGAGAGAAGGGCCTTGTCAATCTTCAACTTAgtcaccaacgccaacaacgAGTATGAAATCTTGATACCAAGAGCAGACTTGGGATACGCTATCCCCGGCACAAAAGGTGGCAGCTTCTGAGACTGCTCTACATACGGTCGTAAAGTAGTCTCGTACGCCTCCAGTGCCTTGGGTATGTTGTGGCTGTTTCTTGCAATCTCTCCGCTGAGGACACAGGCCCCTATTAGGGCGAGTGTCGTACCCACGCCCGTCAATGGTGATGGTGCATatccagcatctccaagcaGGACAACTCGACCCTTGAACCAAGTTTTCGTCTTTATTTGCACGGCAGGCTGGGCGTAGAAGTCGTCGGCTTCGTTCATGGCCTCGATGAGCCGGGGAGCCTGCCACCCAGCATCCTGAAATATCTCGCTGAAAAGCTTCTTCTGGGAGTCAACATCTTTTTTCATGACCTCTTCAAACTCCTTGTCATGGGACATGGTCAAAAGATACGCTTGCCCCCTGTCTTTGCTATGCCAGCGTGTCGACATGACTCTTCGACCCGGTGCGCTATACACTGTCGCCAGATTAGGATCGCCAGGCTTCCGTGGGAGACCATAGAAGCACCCATTCAAGCCGAGATAGCGTGTATAAGTTGACTCGGGCTCGTCTTGAAACATTTTCCGTCGTAATCTTGATCCTTGGCCGTCGGCTGCAATGAGCAAGTCGTAGGTCTCGGTGGTTCCCCCAGTGAGTTTCAcattgaccttgtcgccgaCATTCTCAAAACTCTCGACTGACGTTCCAAACCGGTATTGTGTTCTTCCCTCTGCCGCATCGTATATGATCTTGCAAAGGTCGCCTCTCATAATCTCATACTCACTGGTGAAAGACTGTCTGCCTTTACCAGAGTCGTTTCGCTCCAGCAAGGCTTTCTGGTTCCCATGCATGTCCACATACTGTAATCCACCTTCATCGACAGCATGTTTTCGGATTTGGTTAAGTATCCCCATGCGCTTTGCGGCTTCGATACCCTGTCCCCTGATGTCGATTTGCTGGCCACCCGTACGCAGCGAGGGGAACCGCTCGAGAACGGTACATGAGTGACCGAGCCGCGAGAGCCAGAAAGCAGCAGCGGGACCGGCAATTCCACCGCCCGATATGAGAACTCGTAACTGGGTCATTTGAGGTTGGCTTGTGAGTTTGCTGGGTATATGGGTATAGAAGTGACTGGTGCGAGAACGGCGAACTGTATTACAAAAAGGTGCGCAATGGGGAATGCCTAGAGAAGTAGGACAAACTGATCACTTTTCTCGATTCTTGGGATCTTTGTTTATTTACTGATCTCAGATTATAGTGTTTGATCAAAACCGAGGACGTCATTGACTCTGTAAATGAGAGTGGATACAAGTGAGACCCTGACACAAGGTACTTAGACTAGCAAGCATAATGCCTCTATGTAAATTGCTTCCTAAACAATTCGAACAAACATAGCACCTCATCAAAATGCCATGGAATTGATCTGAAAGGCATTACAATTAGCCAACCCTCCATGGTTTGCGAGTTGCGTCGATAGC
This window encodes:
- a CDS encoding MFS domain-containing protein, whose translation is MEKDTKETTPVPELGSTERIENAPRRRSSAVDPDHLAKAFENPLSIRTKEELMADVEEFCRKFDLMDFHEDFRKGALVAQSPRQAQYMPELSAEDKEVLEREHTHRWSQPFALYWLCVMCSLAAAVQGMDETVNNGAQALYLSDLNVAGPDVTRFSASMQDNLTGLIVGAPYLCCAIIGCWLTEPLNRYLGRRGTIFISCLIAAIASVWEGVANSWVNLFIARFVLGFGIGPKSSTVPVYAAECAPAPIRGALVMQWQMWTAFGIMLGNIMGVAFGPSTGIDPNLGWRLMLGSTVVLPLIVCAQVYYCPESPRWYIQHNKISKAFRSFQRLRYTNVQAARDTYYTYVGVELEREANKGKNLFTQFIELFTVPRNRRATLATWIVMFGQQFCGVNIIAYYSTTIFIESGYSTNSALLASMGTGILNWVFALPALFTIDKWGRRNLLLFTFPWLSVFLLWTGLAFYASSNKAKVGLVTTGMYLFEVFYSPGEGPVPFTYSAEAFPVHVRDVGMSWATATTWCFNFVISMTWPHLRSSFTPTGAFGWYAAWCAVLWFLILLFVPETKALTLEELDQVFGVSTRKHASYQIKNAVWHFKKWVLRKDLEPLPSFYTESEKLTEA
- a CDS encoding FAD-binding-3 domain-containing protein: MTQLRVLISGGGIAGPAAAFWLSRLGHSCTVLERFPSLRTGGQQIDIRGQGIEAAKRMGILNQIRKHAVDEGGLQYVDMHGNQKALLERNDSGKGRQSFTSEYEIMRGDLCKIIYDAAEGRTQYRFGTSVESFENVGDKVNVKLTGGTTETYDLLIAADGQGSRLRRKMFQDEPESTYTRYLGLNGCFYGLPRKPGDPNLATVYSAPGRRVMSTRWHSKDRGQAYLLTMSHDKEFEEVMKKDVDSQKKLFSEIFQDAGWQAPRLIEAMNEADDFYAQPAVQIKTKTWFKGRVVLLGDAGYAPSPLTGVGTTLALIGACVLSGEIARNSHNIPKALEAYETTLRPYVEQSQKLPPFVPGIAYPKSALGIKISYSLLALVTKLKIDKALLSILPENRGSWRIPEYRELEGFEAREL